One stretch of Bacteroidota bacterium DNA includes these proteins:
- the hisS gene encoding histidine--tRNA ligase has protein sequence MNYRSIKGTKDILPSESSLWQFVESTIREVFQQFNYKEIRTPIFESTSLFARSIGELTDIVGKEMYTFQDRSGDSITLRPEGTASAIRAYIQNNLGESLPLSKVYYIGPMFRQERPQAGRLRQFHQFGAEAIGSPTPETDVEIIAMTIEIYKRLGITNYSLQINSVGDEECRPKYKEILREELKKIADKLSFESQKRINQNPMRVLDSKDENDQKLTASMPLITDHLNEECSKHFEKVKSLLTAYGIPFTVNGRLVRGLDYYTKTAFEITSTELGSQDALAGGGRYDLLVKELGGKQTPSVGFAAGLERLMMILEKKGFQPPKLNPKIFIAAADESAREWVLKTTMNLRSNGIASEYDLLARSLKSQMKEADRQQAEFSLVVGTMELKSGKALLKNLTDHTQQDILLSEIVGFFKK, from the coding sequence GTGAATTACCGTTCAATCAAAGGCACAAAAGATATTCTTCCTTCCGAATCGTCATTGTGGCAGTTCGTCGAATCGACGATCCGTGAAGTATTTCAACAATTCAACTACAAAGAGATCCGGACACCAATTTTTGAATCGACATCCCTCTTTGCCAGAAGCATCGGTGAATTGACGGATATTGTCGGAAAAGAAATGTACACATTTCAAGATAGAAGCGGTGACAGCATCACGCTTCGCCCTGAAGGAACAGCATCTGCTATCCGCGCTTACATTCAAAATAATCTTGGCGAATCGCTGCCGCTTTCCAAAGTCTATTATATCGGTCCGATGTTTCGTCAGGAACGTCCGCAGGCAGGCAGACTTCGACAATTCCATCAGTTCGGTGCAGAAGCAATCGGATCGCCGACACCGGAAACCGATGTAGAGATCATCGCGATGACGATCGAGATCTATAAGAGACTGGGAATCACGAATTATTCTTTACAGATCAACTCCGTCGGTGACGAAGAATGCCGCCCGAAATATAAAGAGATCCTTCGCGAAGAACTGAAAAAGATCGCCGACAAACTTTCTTTTGAAAGTCAAAAACGGATTAATCAGAATCCAATGCGCGTTCTCGATTCTAAAGATGAAAACGATCAGAAACTCACGGCATCGATGCCTCTCATCACCGATCATTTGAATGAAGAGTGTTCCAAGCATTTTGAAAAAGTAAAATCGCTTCTCACAGCATATGGAATTCCATTCACCGTAAATGGACGATTGGTACGAGGATTAGATTATTATACAAAGACAGCTTTTGAGATCACCAGTACCGAACTTGGTTCGCAGGATGCTCTTGCGGGCGGCGGACGGTACGATCTGTTAGTGAAGGAGCTTGGCGGGAAACAAACACCCAGCGTCGGTTTTGCAGCCGGGTTGGAACGGTTGATGATGATCCTGGAAAAAAAAGGATTTCAACCGCCGAAACTTAATCCAAAAATCTTCATCGCGGCAGCAGATGAATCTGCACGCGAATGGGTTCTCAAAACCACGATGAATCTGCGGTCAAACGGAATTGCTTCGGAATACGATCTGCTTGCACGGAGTTTGAAATCGCAGATGAAAGAAGCGGACAGACAGCAGGCGGAATTTTCATTAGT